ATCGTCATCGGCTTCTTCAATTGAAATATAACCGCTGCTATCATTATCTAATGCTGCAAAACTATTTTCGATACGATCGAATTTCTTAATTTCTGCTTTAAATGCTGACTCAGTGATCTCTGAATCTTCAGCAACTCGGCCAGTGTTTAATTTCATATACGTGTCATATTCTACACGACTGATGTTGCCATCTAAGTCGGTATCAATATTTGAGAAGTGCTCCCAAATATTGTCATCATCAGCTTCAACCTTAGAAATTAAACCATCGTTGTCATTATCAAGGCTAGCGAAGTCACTGTCGATTTTGTCTACATGGTTTGCACAAGCTGGAATAGTTAACACTGCCGCGATTGCTGTAGTAAGTAATAGTTTGTTCATAATGATGCTCCATGTTGTTTTTGCCACTTCAACCGAAAGCCGGAGGAAGGTTTTTAATATTTGTGATTCAATGGTTACAACATGCGTGCCAATTTATTAAATTATTTAAAATCAATACGTTGTGTCGTTTTGTGATGGTTTCAATACGTACCGCCTCTGTAATATTTACAGATGTTTGTAAATTTTGGATCTAATCCACGTAAGCCTTGGTAACGAAACTTCAATTATTGGGAGATGCTCGTTACACTAAATTGAGATATAAATAGGGAAGAAGTGAGTTAACACGGTGACTAAACGATTTAGCCAAGCAGCAGAGAATAACCAAGAACCTATTCTTCAGCAGTTAACACAGTATTTTGCTACCCGTGCAACAGTACTGGAGATAGGTTCGGGCACTGGGCAGCACGCTGTACATCTTGCGCGTGGGTTATCACATTTAGTGTGGTGTCCAAGTGATCTATTAAATAATTTATCAGGGATTGCAGCGTGGATTAGTGAAGCTGCGCTGTCTAATATCATTGACCCGATTGAATATAATGCGGCACTTGATGAATGGCCCTTAGCTGTAGATGCCGTGTATTCAGCGAATACCGCACATATTATGCAAGCAAACGAGGTAGCAATCATGATGTCAGAAATATCTAAAAACCTACCCGTAGATGGAATATTTGCGCAATATGGCCCTTTTAAAATGAACGGTCGCTGTACCACAGCATCAAATGTCGCATTTAATCAACGTTTATTGCAGCAAGGGTATGGTGGTATAAGGGATATCGCTGAACTTGAAAAGTGGGCAGGCACTGAACTGCAATTACAAGAGAGAATTGAAATGCCAGCGAATAATTTTCTGCTGATTTGGCAAAAATGGTAGCGCCAAGTGCAATATTCTTCTTAAAAATACCCTGCAAAGTAACCGCAATAACTGACTATTGTTGTTAATTCTTATATTATGTCGCCAATTTAATTTATTCAGTCTTCTATAGAAAACAAAATGGCGCTAAATACCTTATCTCTTAAAGCTAAAAATGGTGGCTTATGGATAAAGCATGCATGGGAAATTTTAAAAATTAAACCCGCTAGCTTTATTGCAATCAGCATTTTTACATCATCACTCTTTATTGCAGGTCAACTTCATCCAATACTTGGATTATTGATTATGTTTGCTAACCCTTTTATTACGGCGGCTTATTACGTTGTTATCGAACATGCACGTCAAGGCCATCATATTCGTTTTGAGCAGTTTTTTTCGGCAATAAAACACTTACCAAATAAACTTACGTTATTCCGGTTAGCTGTGGTTTCCTTATTACTATCTGCATTATTTTCAATTGCATTGAGTCCTATTCTTGAAACATTGCAGCAGGGTGCTAAGCCTGACTTTGGTCAAATAGTGTTAGTGGTAGTGGTGTCTGCGATATATATGATGCTATTCGCTTATGCTGTGCCAATTGCTGTATTTACTAAAGAAAAAAGTTTACCAGAAATTTTTAAAGGGAGCTTTTTTGCTTGTTGGCGCAATGTAATTCCACTTACAGTGTACAGCATTATCAGTATGCTACTTATCGCCTTAACTATTCCTACTCTTATGGTCGGGATGATTATCGTTATCCCTGTTCTAACGATTTCGTTTTATCTTTCTTTTATTAATATTTTTGCTCCCTCGCTGATTGTTCAGCAAAGTGAAAATTCGGATGAAGACGATAGTAATAATGGCAACGATGGTATGTTTTTAGGGTAATGTTTAAAAAAAGCACTGCAACTTTAGATAGTCAAAGCAAAGTGTATAGTACTGCGGTGCGGATGCTATCGCAGCGCGACTATTCTCAACAGAACTTAGCTGA
This is a stretch of genomic DNA from Flocculibacter collagenilyticus. It encodes these proteins:
- a CDS encoding EF-hand domain-containing protein; amino-acid sequence: MNKLLLTTAIAAVLTIPACANHVDKIDSDFASLDNDNDGLISKVEADDDNIWEHFSNIDTDLDGNISRVEYDTYMKLNTGRVAEDSEITESAFKAEIKKFDRIENSFAALDNDSSGYISIEEADDDDISNHFGYIDTNNDRRVSQYEFTSYINKYGKDVAEDEALTTVKNK
- a CDS encoding DUF938 domain-containing protein gives rise to the protein MTKRFSQAAENNQEPILQQLTQYFATRATVLEIGSGTGQHAVHLARGLSHLVWCPSDLLNNLSGIAAWISEAALSNIIDPIEYNAALDEWPLAVDAVYSANTAHIMQANEVAIMMSEISKNLPVDGIFAQYGPFKMNGRCTTASNVAFNQRLLQQGYGGIRDIAELEKWAGTELQLQERIEMPANNFLLIWQKW